In Sorghum bicolor cultivar BTx623 chromosome 10, Sorghum_bicolor_NCBIv3, whole genome shotgun sequence, one genomic interval encodes:
- the LOC8064982 gene encoding ubiquitin carboxyl-terminal hydrolase MINDY-1 — MSSDPSPHLPSPVAPPGAAEADPQPLPLPQPTEPPEVMHRTRAVDFLGRRTPIVYQNDNGPCPLLAICNVLLLKNVISLNPDEGEVSQQKLLSLVAERLIDPNIAVQDKDEEYVRNREQNVADAIDLLPRLATGIDVNVMFRKIDDFEFTRERAIFDLLDIPLYHGWIVDPQDTETATAIGSKSYNALASGLAEFKSGKPTEENKHVEEETVDFAAATTAALKIPSPSVSRGRSFDELTLSNSTEPHKRRGDLEEEEELMRVLNLSKAESGDAVDGEVSFDTSHSHSSSNMEAPQSESFQSEAPEVVGAAKREEHGDHAVSDDASITNGALNGSEVVPEESQETLTSKEPEDSGIKNVLPGDLDIPVQSSESTPCPSHESFATSDHQPAVPTLVEGDKETCREQFDVQIHGQSKDTEAACDSSVAICGAVPGHATTELDVESDSLDNSEPLPSSIQECEPIYQGEEHILGATNMVYENQEPVYEGEVVLAEQADITGESSPSVDDKATEHQWELIDNFLQTTANQLTVYGLFCLQEGLNESELCVFFRNNHFNTMFKYNGSLYLLATDQGFISQTDLVWQRLDEVNGDGVFLTSNFTPFKAETPRNDSWNEQQAMTSTADYLAQFDNTSGNSDLELAIALQQQEFERQPQRFQAPPPQQQQQQQQPPQTQNHPTQSGRSGLVVGPRRSNVPPPSRSESKKERCIVM; from the exons ATGTCGTCCGACCCCTCGCCCCACCTCCCCTCGCCGGTGGCCCCGCCGGGCGCGGCGGAGGCGGATCCCCAGCCCCTTCCCCTGCCCCAGCCTACCGAGCCGCCCGAGGTGATGCACCGGACGAGGGCCGTCGACTTCCTCGGACGACGCACGCCCATCGTCTACCAGAACGACAACGGGCCCTGCCCCCTCCTCGCAATCT GTAACGTGCTTCTGCTGAAGAATGTGATCAGCCTGAACCCTGACGAGGGCGAGGTGTCGCAGCAGAAGTTGCTCTCGCTCGTGGCCGAGCGCCTCATCGATCCTAACATCGCCGTACAG GACAAGGATGAGGAGTATGTTCGCAACCGGGAGCAGAATGTCGCAGATGCCATTGATCTTCTTCCTCGCCTCGCGACAGGCATTGATGTGAACGTGATGTTCAGGAA GATTGATGACTTTGAGTTCACCCGAGAACGTGCTATATTTGATCTTCTGGATATCCCGCTATACCATGGATGGATAGTGGACCCTCAG GATACTGAAACTGCTACTGCTATTGGATCAAAGTCGTACAATGCTCTTGCTTCTGGACTTGCTGAATTCAAGTCAGGTAAACCAACAGAAGAAAATAAACATGTGGAGGAAGAAACTGTTGATTTTGCTGCCGCAACAACTGCAGCTTTAAAGATTCCGTCTCCCAGTGTTTCTCGTGGGAGATCATTTGATGAACTTACTCTCTCAAACTCAACTGAACCACATAAAAGGCGAGGTGACCTTGAGGAAGAAGAGGAACTGATGAGGGTCCTCAATCTATCCAAAGCTGAAAGTGGGGATGCAGTTGATGGAGAAGTTTCTTTTGACACTTCACATAGTCATTCATCGTCCAACATGGAGGCACCACAAAGTGAGAGTTTTCAGTCAGAAGCACCTGAGGTGGTGGGGGCTGCAAAAAGAGAGGAACATGGCGATCATGCTGTGAGTGATGATGCCTCCATCACAAATGGTGCTCTTAATGGCAGTGAAGTTGTGCCTGAAGAATCCCAAGAAACTTTGACATCTAAAGAACCAGAGGACAGTGGAATAAAGAATGTGTTACCAGGGGACCTTGATATACCCGTTCAATCTTCAGAATCTACTCCTTGTCCATCCCATGAATCCTTTGCTACCAGTGACCACCAACCTGCTGTTCCTACTCTTGTTGAAGGTGATAAAGAAACCTGCAGAGAACAGTTTGATGTACAAATTCATGGCCAGTCTAAAGATACTGAGGCTGCTTGTGACTCGTCAGTTGCAATTTGTGGAGCTGTTCCAGGTCATGCTACAACAGAACTGGATGTGGAAAGTGATTCATTAGATAATTCTGAGCCTCTACCTTCAAGCATTCAGGAATGTGAACCAATATACCAAGGTGAAGAGCACATACTTGGCGCCACAAATATGGTGTATGAAAATCAAGAGCCAGTGTATGAGGGGGAGGTGGTTCTTGCTGAGCAGGCTGACATTACTGGGGAAAGCAGTCCTTCTGTGGATGACAAGGCCACAGAACATCAAT GGGAACTGATTGATAATTTTCTGCAGACCACTGCTAACCAGCTGACTGTCTATGG TCTCTTCTGTTTACAAGAGGGACTTAACGAAAGTGAGCTTTGTGTCTTCTTCCGTAATAACCACTTCAACACCATGTTCAAG TACAACGGAAGTCTATATCTCCTAGCAACTGATCAAGGTTTTATAAGCCAAACTGATTTGGTATGGCAAAGGTTGGATGAG GTTAATGGAGATGGGGTTTTTCTTACTAGCAACTTCACACCATTTAAGGCTGAAACGCCAAGAAATGATTCATGGAATGAACAGCAAGCTATGACGAGTACTGCT GATTATCTTGCTCAATTTGACAACACTTCTGGAAA CTCTGATCTGGAGCTAGCTATAGCACTTCAACAGCAAGAGTTTGAGCGGCAACCACAAAGGTTTCAAGCTCCACcaccacagcagcagcagcaacagcaacaaccacCTCAGACGCAGAACCATCCGACTCAATCCG